Sequence from the Candidatus Beckwithbacteria bacterium genome:
GCCCGCTTAATCTGCCGTTTAATAAAAGCGATAAGGGTAAAAATACTCAAGGTAAAAATAAAAACATAACCAAGAAAAATCGTATTTAAAATTTGGCACAAGAAACAGCTTGTCACTAAAAGAGCGTATCGATGAGAAGGCTGACGGAAAAATTTTATTAAAAAATAAATTCCCAGAGGAATCCAGTACATGGTTAAAACCTGAAGATGTTCAATGGTGTCAATCTGACCAATCGAAAAAGCAAATAACGCTCCACTTATTAAACTTGCCCACCAATGTTTAGTTAACAAATAAACAACTAAGTAAACGCTAAAACCATTAAGAACAAAACTTAAAAACAGATTAAAACTGTAGGCTAAAAACGGTTGATGAAATATTTTAACGAAAGGCAGGGCTAAAATGGCGCTGGTCAGCAATGGGTCAGAAAATGCCAAAGTGTCTTTCAGCGGATAAAAAAAAGGAACTTGGAAAATTGTTCCGGGTTTAGTAGTTAAGGCTTGAATATCCCAGTTCATTAAATAACTTAAAAGGAATTCTTCTCTACCGGCAGCCGTTAAAGCGGCGGGATGTAAAACCAAGGGCCAAGTTATTAAAACCGTTAAGACAATAAAAATTAACAAACTCCAACCATGCTTAAATTTCATAAAATTTAAAAATAACCTGACCGTTAAAATCGTCGATTTCCTTTACCAGTCTGGCTTTTGCGGGAGAGGCCTCTTGCGCAGCGGTCACCACCAGACTCTTCGCGGCAGGTTCGCCTTCGGGCAAAGAAAAGTTAATTTTCCCAAATTCCAAATATTCCCCCTGATCTTTTTTTACTTTTGTATTAGCCGCCTGAACTAACTGCGGATCAGTTTTAGTATAAAACCAGTAATAGATTGACGGCCGGCCCAGGCTGCGGGTGATGTAAATATGATCATATTTACCCTCATTATCAGCCACATACCCAACCATTTCCTGATAACCATACTGCCACTCTCCTGCCCATTGCCGCGGATAGATTTGATAATAGGCCTTTAAATAACGACCGGTCTCTAATATTAAAATTAAGATTGCACCGTAAATTAATAGTTTTCTGGAATTAATTAATCCGCGGGCGGTAAAAATCGTTAAAGGCACAAGCAGAGCCAAGCTTCTTAAAGCGTGCGGTGCGGCTAAAGTTAAAGCGGCCGGAACCGGCGCTAAAAACAACCAAGACAGCAGTACTAAATCTTCTGTTGTCCGTTTTTTGAGGCTCAACAATACCCCATAAAGCAAAAACGGGAGCTGGATCAGATACAATCCGCCGACTGTTTGAATCGAATGCCGCGGATTGGCATCACCGGAAATAAATAAATAGTTAAAATTAAAGTGGCTAAAATAATTGGTTAAGAAAATCCGGCCATACTGCCAGTAACGGTGGTGAATAATTCTGGGAAGCAGACCCCCGCCGTCGGCGGCAATTAATTGATTGGACTTAATAATTGGTTCAAGGGTAGAAAAAGCGCTGGTTTCATTAAAACGCTGACGGATTTGGGGAGAATTTAGTTTAACAGCAAGCGGCAGGGCTAATAAAATTACCAAAACTCCGGTGAAGAAAACTTTTTTTTGGCGAAAAATAAAAAATAGAACAATTAATAAGAGCGGCACAAAAATCCGATCGGCATGATAGGAATACAGACAAGCAGCAAAACTAATCGCTCCAGCAAGTATTTTATTTTTCAATAATAACCACACCCCTAAGACAACCAAAAATAAACCTAAATTGGCTTCAAAGCCGGCGCGGGAAAACTGCAAATGCCACGGCGAAACTGCTAAAAGTAAAGCGACCAGTAAACCCACCCGCCGATCTTTAACTAAGAAATAGACTAATAAAACTGTCAGTGTGCCGAATAAGGCCGAGGGAAAACGGACCGCAAAAGTATTTAAACCAAAAACAGCAATCGAGGGAACGGTCGCATAAAAATAAAGACTGGGTTTGTAATCGCCAAAAGATTCAAAAGCCACCAAAGGCCAGGCA
This genomic interval carries:
- a CDS encoding glycosyltransferase family 39 protein, coding for MVVNKTVKQIVAVLILAAILRFYHLGSNPPSPYWEEAAIGYDAYSVLKTGKDFHGNAWPLVAFESFGDYKPSLYFYATVPSIAVFGLNTFAVRFPSALFGTLTVLLVYFLVKDRRVGLLVALLLAVSPWHLQFSRAGFEANLGLFLVVLGVWLLLKNKILAGAISFAACLYSYHADRIFVPLLLIVLFFIFRQKKVFFTGVLVILLALPLAVKLNSPQIRQRFNETSAFSTLEPIIKSNQLIAADGGGLLPRIIHHRYWQYGRIFLTNYFSHFNFNYLFISGDANPRHSIQTVGGLYLIQLPFLLYGVLLSLKKRTTEDLVLLSWLFLAPVPAALTLAAPHALRSLALLVPLTIFTARGLINSRKLLIYGAILILILETGRYLKAYYQIYPRQWAGEWQYGYQEMVGYVADNEGKYDHIYITRSLGRPSIYYWFYTKTDPQLVQAANTKVKKDQGEYLEFGKINFSLPEGEPAAKSLVVTAAQEASPAKARLVKEIDDFNGQVIFKFYEI